The following coding sequences lie in one Alicyclobacillus curvatus genomic window:
- a CDS encoding MFS transporter translates to MISVAVARLQHAFSLNFAQVSWLISTYYLASAIAQPVMGKVADSIGRKRVYLAGLILVVISSITAPFAPTFTWLIALRLIQSVGSGALFPAGMAIVRQWVTERQAQALAFLGVFSSGAAAFGPSIGGFLMHVGDWPAIFTINIPIIIVGVTMGIFLLPPDKFDNSAQLRSSGLKSLFRQIDILGIILFAAMIVLILVFLLSISQHPIWWAGILGVLLIAAFAWRELRSSRPFIDLRMFRENMSFTWVEIQFVTVNIIFYCIFFGIPDYLQEARHFDAQITGLLMLSVAGSSVIVSPLTGMWVDKAGSRPPLLLAGLCLTVGPLLFLTLDTHSSILWMCIVFFVLGLSNGLNNIGLQTALFKVTPAPMMGTASGLFMTARYMGTILSTVFLGFVFSRTIGTPQLHALGIALGVMGALVILMSLRIPKGRYDTAKA, encoded by the coding sequence ATGATTTCAGTCGCGGTTGCCCGCTTGCAACACGCCTTTTCACTCAACTTCGCCCAAGTTTCCTGGCTGATTTCTACATATTATCTGGCCAGTGCCATCGCACAGCCTGTCATGGGCAAGGTGGCAGACAGCATCGGACGCAAGCGTGTATACCTGGCTGGGCTCATTCTCGTCGTGATTTCATCCATCACGGCACCGTTTGCGCCAACATTTACGTGGCTCATCGCTCTCCGGTTGATACAATCCGTCGGCAGTGGGGCTCTGTTCCCCGCCGGAATGGCTATCGTGCGCCAATGGGTGACGGAAAGGCAAGCGCAAGCGCTCGCCTTTCTCGGCGTGTTTTCTTCCGGGGCGGCTGCATTCGGCCCTTCAATTGGAGGGTTCCTGATGCATGTGGGCGATTGGCCGGCCATCTTCACCATCAACATCCCAATCATCATTGTCGGGGTGACGATGGGGATATTCCTACTGCCGCCTGACAAATTCGACAACTCGGCACAACTGAGGTCTTCCGGGCTAAAGAGTCTGTTCCGACAGATTGATATACTTGGCATCATCCTCTTCGCAGCGATGATTGTGCTCATCCTTGTTTTCTTGTTGTCCATCAGTCAGCACCCCATCTGGTGGGCTGGCATCCTCGGCGTGCTCCTCATCGCTGCGTTTGCGTGGCGAGAACTCCGGTCATCGCGGCCATTTATCGACCTGCGCATGTTTCGAGAGAATATGTCGTTTACATGGGTTGAGATACAGTTTGTCACCGTCAACATCATTTTCTACTGCATCTTTTTTGGCATCCCTGACTACCTTCAGGAAGCCCGTCACTTTGATGCCCAAATTACCGGGTTGCTGATGCTTAGTGTCGCCGGATCGAGCGTAATTGTCTCACCGCTGACAGGGATGTGGGTGGACAAAGCGGGATCACGCCCACCGCTTCTCCTTGCCGGCCTGTGCCTCACCGTCGGGCCGCTCTTGTTCCTGACCCTTGACACACACTCCTCAATACTCTGGATGTGTATCGTCTTCTTTGTACTCGGCCTTAGCAACGGGCTCAACAACATTGGCCTGCAGACCGCACTTTTTAAGGTGACCCCGGCACCGATGATGGGCACCGCTTCCGGTTTGTTTATGACCGCGCGTTACATGGGAACCATTTTGTCGACGGTGTTCCTCGGCTTTGTGTTTTCGCGAACCATTGGAACACCGCAACTGCATGCTCTGGGCATCGCACTCGGTGTCATGGGCGCACTCGTCATTCTCATGAGTTTACGCATCCCAAAGGGTCGGTACGACACGGCCAAGGCATAG
- a CDS encoding radical SAM protein, giving the protein MAQQSLRITQNTLQIRVALHKVLELFPLLSNSIDKNTTKSDEGGEQMPVALSDNVTTGDFYCHFDRTGRFVRATAPSLTIRRGLDNRLLLISIDTTHIEDLKWFGRRRRYYDLSNAEKSHFYEVVYSQALTVLGQEQEGAVSGHGSASPQQEEPITGHGSAIRKQDEHASISKASRKSVLKPAPSGEWAGWQKLIEQWTPAALAKDEEDFARTYKPISILPPDQYKTLVIQVAEGCSYNQCLFCDFYRDRRFHVKSPVELAAHLDAVKAFFGPRLQDRTGIFLGDGNALVVSADRLQVAIRQIRAAFESEPGATATAVHTDPLAASTENQADATTDLSHLTSSFATFMDTFNLDKKSVDALHTLRDAGIDTVYVGLESGYDPIRSFLKKPGPASEALAAIRTLKKAGYTVGPIVMIGVGDARDADAHFEHTARLLQEADLTPGDKIFLSPFVQPSHGEYRDAAEDVGIIPYTQDQIEREMMRWKDVLGRVTSAKVTGYYVREHVY; this is encoded by the coding sequence ATGGCACAACAAAGCTTACGAATTACACAGAACACACTACAAATTCGGGTCGCCTTGCACAAGGTCCTAGAGTTGTTTCCCTTGCTGTCGAATTCTATCGATAAAAATACCACGAAGTCGGACGAAGGCGGGGAACAAATGCCCGTTGCCTTATCCGACAATGTGACGACAGGCGACTTCTACTGCCACTTTGACAGAACAGGTCGTTTCGTGCGGGCAACCGCTCCAAGCCTCACCATCCGACGTGGACTGGACAACCGCCTTCTGCTGATTTCCATCGATACAACACATATTGAGGACCTAAAGTGGTTTGGACGCCGCAGAAGGTACTATGATTTATCGAACGCAGAGAAATCACACTTCTATGAGGTTGTGTACAGCCAAGCACTCACAGTCCTCGGCCAGGAACAAGAAGGGGCGGTGTCCGGCCACGGCAGCGCTTCACCCCAACAAGAGGAGCCCATAACCGGCCACGGCAGCGCTATACGCAAACAAGACGAGCACGCATCCATTAGCAAGGCGTCCCGAAAGTCGGTACTGAAACCGGCACCTAGTGGTGAATGGGCCGGCTGGCAAAAACTCATCGAGCAATGGACGCCCGCAGCCCTGGCCAAGGATGAAGAAGATTTCGCGAGGACGTATAAGCCAATCAGTATCCTGCCACCGGATCAATATAAGACCCTCGTCATCCAAGTCGCCGAGGGTTGTTCATACAATCAGTGCCTGTTCTGCGACTTCTACCGCGACAGGCGGTTTCACGTCAAAAGCCCCGTTGAACTCGCGGCTCATCTTGACGCGGTCAAGGCCTTTTTCGGGCCCCGCCTGCAAGACCGCACGGGTATCTTCCTCGGCGACGGGAACGCTCTGGTCGTCTCAGCGGATCGCCTGCAAGTTGCCATCCGGCAGATTCGAGCCGCCTTCGAATCTGAGCCCGGGGCCACAGCCACTGCAGTTCATACGGATCCTCTTGCAGCAAGCACAGAAAACCAGGCTGATGCGACCACTGACCTTAGTCATCTAACCTCGTCATTTGCAACGTTCATGGACACTTTTAACCTTGACAAAAAGTCCGTGGACGCCCTGCACACGCTGCGAGATGCTGGCATCGATACTGTGTATGTTGGACTTGAATCGGGGTACGATCCGATCCGCTCATTCCTCAAAAAACCTGGTCCTGCCAGCGAGGCCCTCGCCGCCATCCGGACGCTGAAAAAGGCCGGATACACAGTCGGCCCGATTGTCATGATTGGAGTGGGTGACGCCAGGGATGCAGATGCACACTTTGAACACACTGCCCGGTTACTGCAAGAGGCCGACTTAACGCCAGGTGACAAAATATTTCTGTCTCCCTTTGTTCAGCCCTCGCATGGTGAATATCGGGATGCAGCAGAAGATGTGGGCATTATCCCATACACGCAAGACCAAATCGAACGCGAGATGATGCGCTGGAAAGACGTGCTCGGAAGGGTCACTTCGGCCAAAGTTACTGGCTACTATGTACGAGAACACGTTTACTAG
- a CDS encoding MerR family transcriptional regulator gives MRHLYTISELTQMFDITTRTLRYYEEIGLILPKRRGTQRLYSQADRARIQLILRARRLGFGLEEIRELLELYDTDATNVTHLEDVLSRGNRKIREVEKQLDDLEALRAELMDVRDRILQALDERQVERAN, from the coding sequence TTGCGTCACTTGTACACCATCTCCGAGTTGACTCAGATGTTTGACATCACCACCCGGACTTTGCGCTATTACGAAGAGATAGGGCTAATTCTGCCCAAGCGGCGGGGTACCCAGCGTCTTTATTCACAGGCGGACAGGGCACGGATTCAGTTGATTTTGCGCGCACGTCGACTCGGGTTTGGACTGGAAGAAATTCGCGAATTGTTGGAGTTGTACGATACCGATGCTACGAATGTCACACACCTCGAAGATGTGCTGAGCAGGGGGAATCGGAAGATTCGCGAGGTCGAGAAACAACTCGACGACCTTGAGGCATTACGTGCTGAGTTGATGGACGTTCGGGACAGAATCCTGCAAGCTTTGGATGAGCGACAAGTGGAGCGGGCCAATTAG
- a CDS encoding universal stress protein, whose amino-acid sequence MKRILYATDGSKSAQTAGRMAADIMNGFPETQLIVLYVSTELAYPYNVGIEDYMEAERARSEEIETSVREELLPEFSLRTKFRYEIGRPALVICEVANQEDVDLVIVGSHGRNAIDRMFLGSVSNAVLQRSKQPVLVVKGE is encoded by the coding sequence GTGAAACGGATCTTGTACGCAACGGATGGTTCCAAATCAGCTCAAACCGCCGGACGGATGGCGGCCGACATCATGAATGGTTTTCCTGAGACCCAACTGATTGTGCTCTACGTATCGACCGAGTTAGCCTACCCCTACAATGTTGGCATCGAAGACTACATGGAGGCCGAGCGCGCGCGTTCTGAAGAGATTGAGACCAGCGTACGTGAGGAACTGTTGCCTGAATTTTCGCTCCGCACGAAGTTTCGTTATGAAATTGGGCGACCGGCTTTGGTCATTTGTGAAGTAGCCAACCAAGAGGATGTCGATCTCGTTATCGTCGGCAGCCACGGCCGCAACGCGATTGACCGCATGTTTCTCGGAAGCGTGAGCAACGCAGTACTGCAAAGGTCCAAACAGCCCGTGCTCGTCGTCAAAGGTGAATAG
- a CDS encoding PAS domain S-box protein: MIREYFVQFGIIIFPIAIYQMIVFGRSYTELPMKTWVMGLYGGGAAILSQMMPVHILSQPENFQCVPVILSILYGKRRAGFLAVGILSLYQLIALPFASVIPTVIAIAVYSLIPMVICEKFERYPRGRRFLISMALTVVTLVVELMFLFVYFLIAYGDSGLSRLSGYEGFLAIACVIQLGLMSAAFFLLEHIIESAQVRRRYQSLIDYNPVGICAFDVNNEIMSMNAAFETITGYTEAELVGKSRLQLWFEEDHLVAETVLNDLYRGEIKKKFETTIRHKDGRKVEVRATMVPMVEGDKVRGYFSMITDIAEEKMAETLLLESEKLAAIGQLAAGVAHEIRNPLTSIKGFVHLLSEKAAAEDQSYYDIVKSELSRVEGIVSEMLVLAKPQAVCFKPVSVATKVQEVANLLSAQANMQNVSVRIESDVQPLEDPSPDGVQLQPMGDGNQLKQVFLNLVKNAIEAMPNGGELSIRIQHRNGKVTVTFADTGEGITPEALAKLGEPFYTTKVDGTGLGLVVSKRIIANHSGQMEIQSTPGQGTKVTVSLPLPTLSHTALPTSSRQGHGQASTPGQSPGQSPEQSSEEQSERQGSLREQTLSAEPSMLPVP; this comes from the coding sequence GTGATACGAGAATATTTTGTGCAATTCGGAATCATTATCTTTCCCATCGCGATCTATCAGATGATTGTCTTCGGCAGGTCTTACACCGAGCTTCCGATGAAAACATGGGTCATGGGGCTCTATGGCGGGGGCGCCGCTATCCTCAGCCAGATGATGCCTGTACATATTCTTTCGCAACCTGAAAATTTCCAGTGTGTTCCTGTGATTCTGTCCATTCTGTATGGCAAGCGCAGAGCCGGTTTCCTTGCTGTCGGCATCTTATCACTCTATCAGCTCATTGCTCTGCCCTTTGCCTCGGTGATTCCTACCGTCATCGCGATTGCCGTCTACTCGCTCATTCCTATGGTCATCTGCGAGAAATTTGAACGGTATCCGCGAGGGCGGCGTTTTCTTATCTCGATGGCCCTGACCGTCGTTACACTGGTCGTCGAGCTCATGTTCCTGTTTGTGTATTTTTTGATTGCGTACGGAGACAGTGGATTGTCTCGACTTTCAGGGTACGAGGGTTTTCTGGCTATAGCCTGCGTCATCCAACTGGGTTTGATGTCCGCTGCATTTTTCTTGCTTGAGCACATCATCGAAAGCGCCCAGGTGAGACGGCGCTATCAATCGCTCATCGATTACAATCCTGTGGGCATCTGTGCATTTGATGTGAACAATGAAATTATGAGTATGAATGCAGCGTTCGAAACCATTACGGGCTACACGGAGGCAGAACTCGTCGGCAAGTCGAGGTTACAACTGTGGTTTGAGGAGGATCATCTCGTCGCAGAGACTGTTTTGAACGACTTGTATCGAGGCGAGATCAAGAAAAAATTTGAAACCACGATTCGGCACAAGGATGGCCGCAAAGTTGAAGTCCGTGCCACGATGGTTCCCATGGTCGAAGGGGATAAGGTTCGCGGATATTTCAGCATGATAACAGACATTGCTGAGGAAAAGATGGCAGAAACCCTGCTGCTTGAGTCCGAGAAGCTCGCAGCGATTGGCCAGCTTGCCGCCGGAGTGGCTCACGAGATTAGAAATCCACTCACATCCATTAAAGGATTTGTACATCTTCTGTCAGAGAAAGCTGCAGCTGAGGACCAATCGTATTACGACATCGTAAAGAGCGAGCTCTCGCGGGTTGAAGGGATTGTCAGTGAAATGTTGGTACTCGCGAAACCACAGGCCGTCTGCTTTAAGCCGGTTAGCGTCGCAACGAAGGTACAGGAAGTTGCCAACCTCTTGTCTGCCCAAGCCAATATGCAAAATGTGTCCGTCCGCATCGAATCCGATGTGCAACCGCTGGAAGACCCGTCGCCAGACGGCGTGCAGTTACAACCCATGGGGGATGGCAATCAGCTCAAGCAGGTCTTCCTGAACCTGGTCAAAAATGCGATTGAAGCCATGCCGAACGGGGGGGAATTAAGCATTCGCATTCAACACCGTAACGGTAAAGTCACGGTGACATTTGCTGATACCGGAGAAGGTATTACACCGGAGGCACTTGCGAAACTCGGCGAGCCTTTCTACACCACGAAAGTAGACGGAACCGGTCTCGGTCTCGTCGTCAGCAAACGCATTATCGCGAATCACTCTGGTCAAATGGAGATTCAAAGTACACCGGGTCAGGGCACGAAGGTAACTGTCTCGTTGCCATTGCCCACGCTATCACACACAGCATTGCCGACGTCATCACGGCAGGGACACGGGCAGGCCTCAACACCCGGCCAGTCGCCCGGCCAGTCGCCCGAGCAGTCATCTGAAGAGCAATCGGAGCGACAGGGTTCCCTTCGTGAACAGACTTTGTCTGCTGAGCCATCGATGTTACCCGTCCCCTGA
- a CDS encoding universal stress protein: MNQILFATDASVSAERAKDMVRHLLKSWPQAKLTVLYVTRSLNAYEPASDESLDAERATFKGVQELAEGEWFSDFAGRVQCKHVYGEPAMVISLEAKEHGADLIVLGGRAVGQPDPLLTGSVSHGVLYISQVPVLVVKGDTAPEFAAV, translated from the coding sequence ATGAATCAAATTCTGTTTGCCACTGACGCTTCTGTTTCCGCTGAACGTGCCAAAGACATGGTGCGCCACCTGCTCAAGTCTTGGCCACAGGCAAAGCTGACTGTGCTGTATGTGACACGCAGCCTCAATGCGTACGAACCTGCCTCCGACGAGAGCTTGGACGCTGAACGGGCAACTTTCAAAGGGGTTCAGGAGTTGGCAGAAGGTGAGTGGTTCTCAGACTTTGCAGGTCGCGTCCAATGCAAACACGTGTACGGCGAACCAGCCATGGTCATTTCGCTCGAGGCAAAGGAACACGGAGCAGACTTGATTGTGCTCGGGGGCCGTGCGGTTGGCCAGCCCGATCCGCTTCTGACAGGCAGCGTCAGTCACGGCGTGCTGTACATCTCACAAGTGCCTGTGCTCGTTGTCAAGGGCGACACGGCACCAGAATTTGCTGCAGTCTAA
- a CDS encoding DUF4349 domain-containing protein, which produces MMQTKWSAWRSGIVAWSRRRWKVWAIAGAAVVLLVGASLLVSMPIKPSSGAVSDAAGGGSASSSSSFSASSAPSTTAGASTATTDGPAASGLSAGTTTAQGAASTGVESASTALQPVTGAKSALGAATNGPTNGSGYSTASASSQSGIALPTDRLVIETAGLDLTVSDVTKVANQVSDITVGDGGFVETMQQSTNSQGEDFESVTVRIPETQFQAALKAVKSLGKVNTFSQSGQDVTSQHDNLQQQISELQGEAQAYTRLFDKATTMADMLQIQQSLTQVNSQLSDLNNQLHQLNHTVQFATLNISLHGATVAAPKRTVPTPFYAPLADSIRLMERIGIGLSKVISWILPWALLAGLFYGGARLWRRSRGQHGPGK; this is translated from the coding sequence ATGATGCAGACAAAATGGAGCGCGTGGCGTAGTGGAATTGTGGCGTGGTCTCGCCGGAGATGGAAGGTGTGGGCGATTGCCGGGGCGGCAGTCGTCCTACTCGTCGGTGCATCGTTACTGGTGTCGATGCCGATAAAGCCGTCAAGTGGGGCTGTGTCGGACGCTGCCGGAGGCGGATCGGCATCGTCTTCGTCTTCGTTCTCGGCATCCTCGGCACCATCGACAACTGCGGGAGCAAGTACGGCGACAACGGATGGGCCGGCAGCGTCTGGTCTCTCTGCAGGAACGACGACGGCGCAGGGGGCCGCATCGACGGGAGTGGAATCGGCATCGACCGCGTTACAGCCTGTGACTGGAGCCAAGAGTGCTCTAGGGGCCGCGACAAATGGGCCAACAAATGGGTCAGGTTACAGTACGGCTTCAGCATCATCTCAGTCAGGGATAGCACTTCCGACGGACAGGTTGGTGATTGAGACGGCTGGCCTTGACCTGACCGTATCCGACGTGACGAAAGTTGCCAACCAGGTTTCGGATATTACCGTCGGAGACGGCGGATTTGTCGAGACGATGCAGCAGTCGACAAACAGTCAGGGCGAGGACTTTGAGTCTGTCACCGTCCGTATTCCGGAAACTCAGTTTCAAGCAGCGCTGAAAGCAGTCAAGTCGCTGGGGAAGGTGAACACGTTCTCTCAGTCCGGACAGGACGTGACTTCACAGCATGACAACCTGCAACAGCAAATTTCCGAGTTGCAAGGCGAGGCGCAGGCCTACACTCGCTTGTTCGATAAGGCAACGACGATGGCGGATATGCTGCAGATACAACAATCCCTCACGCAGGTGAACAGCCAACTCTCTGACCTGAACAATCAACTTCATCAACTAAATCACACGGTTCAGTTTGCGACCCTCAACATTTCATTGCACGGGGCCACCGTTGCTGCGCCGAAGAGGACGGTTCCAACACCGTTCTATGCGCCGCTTGCAGACTCCATTCGCCTCATGGAGAGAATCGGGATAGGACTGTCCAAGGTCATTTCCTGGATTTTACCATGGGCACTGCTGGCGGGTTTGTTCTACGGTGGTGCGCGTCTATGGAGACGGAGCCGTGGCCAGCATGGACCTGGGAAATAA
- a CDS encoding thiamine pyrophosphate-binding protein — MLGRDCLLEAFRMYGVEYLFGNPGTTELPLMDGLVNYTDIKYILALHEDIAVGMAAGYAQASGKPGVVNLHITPGLAHGLGNLYDAWRARVPLLVTAGQHDSRLALQEPALAGDLVSMAKPFTKWSYEIRHPDEVAIAVQRAFKVAMTPPTGPVFLSLPADVMMAETSHLPIPLTTVHLAGNALAGAGEVVGQDVHLGVETAAELLIGAHRPVMIVGDGVAQSHAVSEVVRLAETVGCEVYTEHQSSALSFRASHPQFFGRGLPNGPYLQHILDGADVVMFAGVTSQAPLLYFSQPVLPAGAKVIHIDCSAWEIGKNNHVHVGIVGDIRSLIRAIAAACDAVIEAGEGVVERRARRLAVMADRQKARADKLRAEREAGRLQKPLSPAHIMAELNELWEDHMMLVDESVTTGRYVHTQVQTDREDSVIALKGGGLGYGMPAALGAQLARPDERVVAVIGDGSALYVIQALWNAAKYQLPVVYLIVNNASYMILKGGLRRLNGPAVAQGVYPGMDLVGPEVDFVACARGFGVEAVRVDEPDEVRPALETALRERRPYLIDFVIDREVKEFLQ, encoded by the coding sequence ATGCTGGGTAGAGACTGTCTTCTTGAAGCCTTTCGGATGTACGGCGTCGAGTATCTGTTTGGAAACCCTGGGACGACAGAATTGCCATTGATGGACGGCCTTGTGAATTACACGGATATCAAATATATCCTTGCGCTGCATGAAGATATCGCTGTGGGGATGGCAGCAGGTTATGCCCAGGCTTCGGGCAAACCGGGTGTCGTCAACCTGCACATTACGCCAGGCCTCGCACACGGACTTGGCAACTTGTACGATGCGTGGCGCGCACGGGTTCCGCTCTTGGTGACGGCAGGTCAACACGACAGCCGCCTGGCGCTGCAGGAACCGGCTCTTGCAGGCGATCTCGTTTCAATGGCCAAACCATTCACGAAGTGGTCGTATGAGATAAGACATCCGGATGAAGTTGCCATCGCCGTCCAGCGGGCCTTTAAGGTCGCCATGACACCGCCCACAGGCCCTGTTTTTCTGTCCTTGCCTGCGGATGTGATGATGGCAGAGACAAGCCACCTTCCGATTCCCCTGACGACTGTCCACCTGGCGGGAAACGCCCTCGCTGGGGCGGGGGAGGTTGTCGGTCAAGATGTACATCTGGGGGTTGAAACGGCGGCCGAGCTGTTAATTGGTGCGCATCGACCCGTCATGATTGTGGGCGACGGGGTTGCCCAGTCTCATGCAGTCAGTGAAGTGGTGCGACTCGCTGAGACGGTCGGTTGCGAGGTGTACACCGAACATCAGAGTTCTGCCTTGTCCTTCCGGGCTTCGCATCCACAGTTTTTCGGACGCGGACTGCCGAACGGCCCATACCTTCAGCACATTCTCGACGGTGCGGACGTCGTCATGTTTGCAGGTGTGACAAGCCAGGCACCGCTGCTCTATTTTTCACAACCTGTGCTGCCTGCGGGAGCGAAAGTCATTCATATTGACTGTTCAGCGTGGGAGATAGGAAAGAACAACCACGTTCATGTAGGCATTGTTGGAGATATTCGCAGCCTGATTCGGGCCATTGCAGCAGCGTGTGATGCCGTCATTGAGGCAGGAGAAGGAGTCGTTGAGCGGCGGGCGAGGCGGCTGGCGGTGATGGCAGATAGGCAAAAGGCGAGAGCCGATAAGTTACGTGCAGAACGAGAAGCGGGTCGGCTGCAAAAGCCGTTGTCACCTGCTCATATCATGGCGGAGCTAAACGAGTTGTGGGAAGACCACATGATGCTGGTCGATGAGTCCGTTACCACCGGGCGGTACGTGCATACGCAAGTACAGACAGACCGGGAAGACAGTGTCATTGCACTCAAGGGCGGTGGGCTGGGCTATGGCATGCCGGCGGCGCTCGGGGCACAGCTTGCAAGGCCAGATGAGCGTGTGGTGGCGGTGATTGGCGACGGATCGGCCCTGTATGTCATCCAGGCACTCTGGAATGCCGCGAAGTACCAGTTGCCTGTAGTCTATTTGATTGTCAACAACGCCAGCTACATGATTCTAAAGGGCGGGCTCCGTCGATTAAACGGACCTGCGGTTGCCCAAGGTGTCTACCCGGGAATGGATCTGGTCGGACCAGAAGTCGACTTCGTCGCTTGTGCCAGGGGGTTCGGAGTAGAAGCGGTGCGGGTGGACGAGCCAGACGAGGTACGCCCGGCACTTGAGACAGCACTCAGGGAGCGGCGGCCGTACCTGATTGACTTTGTTATCGATCGGGAGGTAAAGGAGTTTTTGCAATAG
- the pdhA gene encoding pyruvate dehydrogenase (acetyl-transferring) E1 component subunit alpha, with product MWIQPEKQPLVETFQLLDVDGTTHGEMPELTDGEMLDMFQWMVFARTFDERAVRLQRQGRIGTYAPFSGQEAAQVGSAYAIEKTDWVFPTYRELPVLWIHGTPVKQSLLYPMGAVSGGAVTKGVNAFPVQIIIAAQTLHAMGSAWASQYLGDKSVNVCYLGDGATAQGDFHEALNFASVMKLPVIFFIQNNQWAISVPRGRQAASRTLAQKAVAYDIPGIQVDGNDILGVYKVMTEAVEHARSGLGPVLIEALTYRHGPHTTSDDPTRYRDADEVAMWMQRDPITRFARFLTARGLLDSAKEAAMREDAEQRIGQAVIEAEAEAKGTLPEVFDMVYGTVPRELERQRDEAATLLAGKAQMAAGTAPVGSGASAGPGVNTRTSAQTASTAKGE from the coding sequence ATGTGGATTCAACCCGAAAAACAGCCGCTTGTGGAGACATTCCAGTTGCTTGATGTAGATGGCACCACACACGGTGAGATGCCCGAGTTGACTGATGGTGAGATGCTCGACATGTTTCAATGGATGGTCTTTGCGCGCACCTTTGACGAACGAGCGGTGCGATTACAGCGACAAGGTCGCATTGGCACGTATGCTCCGTTTAGCGGACAGGAAGCAGCGCAGGTTGGGAGCGCATACGCGATTGAAAAAACCGACTGGGTGTTTCCGACCTACCGCGAACTGCCTGTACTTTGGATCCACGGCACGCCTGTTAAGCAGAGCCTCCTCTACCCGATGGGCGCTGTTTCGGGCGGGGCTGTGACAAAAGGTGTGAATGCGTTTCCGGTGCAGATTATTATCGCTGCTCAAACCCTGCACGCGATGGGGAGTGCGTGGGCATCGCAGTATTTGGGGGACAAATCCGTCAACGTCTGCTACCTCGGCGACGGAGCGACGGCCCAGGGGGATTTTCATGAGGCACTCAATTTTGCATCCGTGATGAAACTGCCAGTTATCTTTTTTATCCAGAATAATCAGTGGGCCATCAGCGTTCCGCGCGGACGCCAAGCAGCGAGCCGCACCCTCGCGCAAAAGGCGGTGGCGTATGACATTCCCGGTATCCAAGTGGACGGCAACGATATCCTTGGCGTGTACAAGGTCATGACAGAAGCAGTCGAGCACGCTCGCAGCGGACTTGGCCCTGTCCTGATTGAGGCGCTCACATACAGACATGGTCCCCATACAACGTCCGACGATCCGACGCGTTACCGCGACGCCGACGAGGTCGCCATGTGGATGCAGCGTGACCCTATCACTCGTTTTGCCCGCTTCCTGACGGCCCGGGGCCTTCTGGACAGCGCGAAGGAGGCGGCGATGCGGGAAGATGCTGAGCAGCGGATCGGCCAGGCCGTCATCGAAGCAGAAGCAGAGGCAAAAGGGACGCTCCCTGAGGTGTTTGACATGGTGTACGGGACGGTTCCGCGGGAACTCGAGCGGCAACGGGATGAGGCGGCAACGCTGCTTGCCGGGAAAGCACAGATGGCGGCAGGAACGGCACCCGTTGGGTCCGGCGCATCTGCTGGGCCAGGCGTGAACACCCGGACGAGCGCACAAACCGCTTCCACTGCGAAGGGAGAGTGA